The Aminivibrio sp. genomic sequence TGAGAAACGCTCCGAACAGGATGAAAAGATAGATATAGGTCGCTGAAACCCCCGTCACGAGACCGAAAAGACCATCCGTAGTGAGATAAAGCTCCTCGATGATGCGGGGGATTGACAGGCCGAAATGTTTGAACGGGCCCGGCATGGATCGTCCGTAATAGGCGAAGAGGATGAAGAAGCCGCAGAAAATGGGCAGGGGATAGCCAAGAACCCTGCGTGCGGCTTCGAAGACAAGGACAATCATGGCGACACCGAGATAGAGTTCGTACTGGGTGTACATTCCCGCCCTGTTCGCGATGTCCTCATACATGAGGTACACGTAAACCGTGCAGACCGCCGCCGCCGCGGCACACACCCAGTCGAAGAGGCTGGGACGGTCTTTCGGCGACTTCTTCCTCGTGGGGTAGAGCAGGAAAATCAGCGGCAACACGAATGCGAGGTGAAGGCTCCTCTGCTGCATGGCGGGCAGCACGCCGAAAAAGGCGGTGTAGAGCTGGAAGAGCGCCAGGACCACAGTGAGCACCGTGACAAGAAGCTTAAGATTTCCCGAGAAGGAGCGCTTCTTGCCGGAAGACGTTTTTTTCTCCTGGTTTCCGGAAACAGTAGTATCCATCATTTCCTCCCTGAAATTCACGATATCAAAAGGCGGGAGGACCGGCGTCAGTACGCCGTCCTCCCGCCGCAGAGGGGCCTATTCCTTGATCAGGCCGGCTTCAACGTAGAACTTCTTTGCGCCGGGATGAAGGGGTACCGCCATTCCCGCAAGGGCAAAGTCGAGGGTGAGGTTGTTGAAGTAATTCAGCCTTTCCTGCAGGAATTTCGTGTTGCTGTGGATCATCTTCGTGATCTTGTAAATGACGTCTTCGGGCATGTCTTCGTAGGTGAGAAGCGAGCCGACGGCACCCACCACGGGGATGTCCTTGTCATATCCCGCATACACACCGCCGGGTATCACCATAGGCGCGTAGTGGGGGAACTTCGCGACTATTTCCTTGATCTTTTCAGGTTCGATGCCGATGAGCCCGACTTTGCCGGAGCGGATCATGTCCGTGACCTGAGCGTTCGGCGCATTGGTGGTCCAAATGTGGGCCTGGGAGTCTCCCACCTTGAGGGCTTCGGCCACTTCCGAGCGGCCGAACCGTTCGATCTTGACATCGTCATCGGTGAGGCCGTACACGGACATCATTTCACGGACGTTGACCTCGATGCCCTGCCCGACCGAACCGTAGTCGACCCTCTTGCCCTTGAAGTCGCCGATGCTCTTGATTCCGGCGTCAAGGTTCACAAGGATATGGGCGGGCATGGGATAGATGGCCGTAACATACCGGAGGGTCTTGATGGGCTCCTTGAACGACCCGGTGCCGTTCCATGCGTCGTTCACGGTGGAGGACTGCGCCATGCCGAGCTCCACTTCCTTGTTGCCCAGGTTGATGCAGTTCTTGATGGATCCGCCGGTGACCGCGGTGAAGTTGATGCTCTTCTCGACCTCTGTTCCAAGCTGGGCGATGGTATTGCCGATGAGATAGAATCCTCCGCCCACGCTGCTTGTCCCGATGCGTACGAAAACATCATCCGCCGTCACAGGAGACGCGAACACCACCAGACACACTGCAACCAAAACAGCCAAAACACTACGTTTCATATTTTCCTGCCTCCTTTTTCCGGTTTTTACCGGTAATTGTGTTTCCCCAGAACACTCCCGCATACTTTCAGCCGCAAACCCCGTCCGAAAATTCACATTTCTTCGCTTCAAGCTGTTTCATGACCCAGCTTCTGTCGGCAGTGCCGTCGATGGCGGCCTGGAGTTTCCTCCGGTCATTCTGCTGGAACGCCTTCACCGCTTCGAGCACTTCCTCCGCGTCCTGCCTGGGAATGACGATGACACCGTCAGGATCTCCGACGATGATGTCCCCGGGATTGACGTGCACGCTGCCGCAGGAGACGGGAACGTTCACCTCGCCGGGCCCTTCTTTGTAGGGGCCGCCTGGGGTCGAACCGGTGGCGTAGAGCGGGACGGAACCGCCGGAGATCTGGAGGGCATCCCGAATCGGCCCGTCGAGGACGATTCCGGCCATATTTTTTCTCTCGGCATACCGGTACATTATTTCCCCGAGGAGGGACCTGTTTCTTCCCCCTTCGTTGGCAATCACCAGGACATCCCCTTCGGTTGCCATATCGAGTCCCTGGTGGATCATCAGGTTATCCCCGCAGCGGGTTTTCACCGTCAGGGCGACACCTGCCATGTTAACCTCGCCCGGCTTCGTCATCAGCCGGATCTCGGGAATCATGGCGTTGTGGCGTCCCATGCAGTCGGCTATGTTTGCCGCCGGAATCGTCCGGAAGCTTTCGACAAGCTCTTTCGGGGGAAGGTTTCTTTTAAGAAAAACGCGGAATCCTACGGGCATTGTTTTCTCTCCTTGTATGCAGCAGTATGTGTCTTGCTTCAGCAATGGCCTTTTGTCCGCCAGATCTCGTAGACCTCGGGAAGGGTCTTCGGCGGCACCCCGCCGAGCTCCTCTCTCGTCCCGAGGGCGGCTGACTTTTTGAGGCGCCGTATGACGGCTTCAGCCATAATGGGCTCGATGCCGAGGTCCTTCATAAGTTCCACGGATTCTCCCACTTCGAAGGCCCTGCGCTCGGCATGGACAAGGTCGGCGGCGATCATTCTCCGCGCGGTGTTCTGGAAGGGCACGTTCAGGGTTTCCGCCAAGGATTCCAGCACGATCTCCTCCGCGCCGCTCTTTTTCGCGAACAGGAATGTCTCCACGAGAAGAGCTTCAAGTCCTTTCATGAAGACGCTGCGGACAAGCTTGACGGATGAGGCCGCCCCGGCCGGACCTTCGGCGAGGTCGATCTTCATCCCGAAGGGGGTCATCATCTCCGCCCATTGGGAGGCTCCGCTTCCCGAGGCGAGAATAGGAACCGTGTGGCCGTAGGTGGGAAGGGGGCCGAGCATGGCGCCATCGGCAAACAGGATGCCCTTTTCGGCAAAAAGCTGCTCCATTTCCCTCTTTTCCGAAGGTTTCGCCGTGGACACATCGACGAAAAGCCTGGCGGCCGTCGTGTGTTCAGCCGCCTCCCGGGCAGCGGAAAGGGAGTATTTCGCCGGAAGGGCGGACACAACCACATCAGCCATTCCAAGCATATCCTGAAGGGAGGGAACAAGCTCCACCCCGGCATCATCGGCTCTCGAACC encodes the following:
- a CDS encoding RraA family protein, with amino-acid sequence MPVGFRVFLKRNLPPKELVESFRTIPAANIADCMGRHNAMIPEIRLMTKPGEVNMAGVALTVKTRCGDNLMIHQGLDMATEGDVLVIANEGGRNRSLLGEIMYRYAERKNMAGIVLDGPIRDALQISGGSVPLYATGSTPGGPYKEGPGEVNVPVSCGSVHVNPGDIIVGDPDGVIVIPRQDAEEVLEAVKAFQQNDRRKLQAAIDGTADRSWVMKQLEAKKCEFSDGVCG
- a CDS encoding TAXI family TRAP transporter solute-binding subunit; the protein is MKRSVLAVLVAVCLVVFASPVTADDVFVRIGTSSVGGGFYLIGNTIAQLGTEVEKSINFTAVTGGSIKNCINLGNKEVELGMAQSSTVNDAWNGTGSFKEPIKTLRYVTAIYPMPAHILVNLDAGIKSIGDFKGKRVDYGSVGQGIEVNVREMMSVYGLTDDDVKIERFGRSEVAEALKVGDSQAHIWTTNAPNAQVTDMIRSGKVGLIGIEPEKIKEIVAKFPHYAPMVIPGGVYAGYDKDIPVVGAVGSLLTYEDMPEDVIYKITKMIHSNTKFLQERLNYFNNLTLDFALAGMAVPLHPGAKKFYVEAGLIKE
- a CDS encoding DUF1932 domain-containing protein, which encodes MAVTLGFLGFGEVGYYMSKGLKHAGFGRIVAFDKAAADGGPFARTIGSRADDAGVELVPSLQDMLGMADVVVSALPAKYSLSAAREAAEHTTAARLFVDVSTAKPSEKREMEQLFAEKGILFADGAMLGPLPTYGHTVPILASGSGASQWAEMMTPFGMKIDLAEGPAGAASSVKLVRSVFMKGLEALLVETFLFAKKSGAEEIVLESLAETLNVPFQNTARRMIAADLVHAERRAFEVGESVELMKDLGIEPIMAEAVIRRLKKSAALGTREELGGVPPKTLPEVYEIWRTKGHC